A region of Hydrogenimonas cancrithermarum DNA encodes the following proteins:
- the coaE gene encoding dephospho-CoA kinase (Dephospho-CoA kinase (CoaE) performs the final step in coenzyme A biosynthesis.), producing MAFKHAVALTGGIASGKSTACNLLKLYGLRIIDADAIARQILDDEADAVAELFGDEYVADGKVDRKRLGQLIFSDKEARKQLEVLLHPKIREEIVRQSEVQDRLGGPYIVDIPLFFETGSYPIEKVIVVYAPRETQKKRLIEREGLGEEEAEARLNAQIDIEEKRKKATWVIDNSQNLKHLQRETERIFNQITNSR from the coding sequence ATGGCATTCAAGCACGCAGTCGCCCTCACGGGTGGTATCGCCAGCGGCAAATCGACCGCCTGCAACCTTCTGAAGCTCTATGGCCTGCGCATCATCGATGCCGATGCGATCGCACGTCAGATACTCGACGACGAAGCCGATGCGGTGGCCGAACTTTTCGGAGACGAATATGTCGCCGACGGGAAGGTCGACCGCAAGCGACTCGGTCAGCTGATCTTCTCGGACAAAGAGGCCCGCAAGCAGCTCGAGGTGCTTCTGCATCCTAAAATCCGTGAAGAGATTGTCCGCCAGAGCGAAGTTCAGGATAGGCTCGGAGGACCGTATATTGTCGATATTCCCCTCTTTTTCGAAACGGGCAGTTACCCGATCGAAAAGGTCATCGTCGTCTATGCCCCGCGCGAAACCCAGAAAAAGAGGCTGATCGAACGTGAAGGGCTTGGCGAAGAGGAGGCGGAAGCGCGTCTGAATGCACAGATCGATATCGAAGAGAAACGAAAAAAGGCGACATGGGTCATCGACAATAGCCAAAACCTTAAACATCTACAGCGTGAAACGGAACGCATCTTCAACCAGATCACCAATTCAAGGTAA
- the glmM gene encoding phosphoglucosamine mutase: MKLFGTDGVRGLAGKELDAFVAMKLAMAAGIYFRKHAKTNKILVGKDTRRSGYMIENALVSGLTAVGYNVIQIGPMPTPAIAFLTENMRCDAGIMISASHNPYEDNGIKFFDARGNKLNEKDEAAIEKIFFDTELLISEQKTGKEIGSSKRIDDVIGRYIVQLKNSFPTDMTLNDVRIVLDTANGAAYKVAPTVFEELGADVIVINNKPNGYNINDNCGAMHPEALSEKVREYRADIGFAFDGDADRLVVVDEKGNQVDGDKLIGALALYLKKEGKLENDCIVATVMSNQGFEDFLGRHGIKLVRSNVGDKYVLEEMHRNGCVLGGEQSGHVIFSEYAKTGDGLVTALQTIALILRSGKKASEVLDPFELYPQKLVNLKVAEKKPLESIEGLKEKEAAIRADGLRSLIRYSGTENKLRILLEGKSAKKIEQWMDELETFFKKALNA, translated from the coding sequence ATGAAACTGTTTGGGACAGACGGGGTTCGCGGACTGGCCGGCAAAGAGCTCGATGCCTTTGTGGCGATGAAACTCGCGATGGCGGCAGGCATCTACTTTAGAAAACATGCAAAAACCAACAAGATCCTGGTGGGTAAAGATACGCGCCGAAGCGGCTATATGATCGAGAACGCCCTGGTCAGCGGCTTGACGGCTGTTGGCTACAATGTGATCCAGATCGGCCCGATGCCAACACCCGCGATCGCCTTTTTGACCGAGAATATGCGGTGTGATGCGGGGATCATGATCAGTGCCAGCCACAATCCCTACGAAGACAACGGAATCAAGTTTTTCGATGCGCGCGGCAACAAGTTGAACGAAAAGGATGAGGCGGCGATCGAGAAGATTTTCTTCGACACGGAACTTCTGATTTCGGAGCAGAAGACGGGCAAAGAGATCGGCTCCTCCAAGCGGATAGACGATGTGATCGGACGCTACATCGTCCAGCTCAAAAACTCTTTCCCCACCGATATGACGCTCAACGACGTGCGTATCGTGCTCGACACGGCCAACGGCGCCGCCTACAAAGTGGCTCCGACCGTTTTTGAAGAGCTGGGTGCCGACGTCATCGTCATCAACAACAAGCCCAACGGGTACAATATCAACGACAACTGCGGTGCGATGCACCCTGAAGCGCTCAGTGAGAAGGTTCGCGAGTACCGTGCCGATATCGGATTCGCGTTCGACGGCGATGCCGACAGACTGGTCGTTGTCGATGAAAAAGGCAATCAGGTCGATGGCGACAAACTGATCGGGGCGCTGGCACTATACCTGAAGAAAGAGGGAAAACTGGAAAACGACTGTATCGTCGCGACGGTCATGAGCAACCAGGGGTTCGAAGATTTTCTGGGAAGACACGGCATCAAGCTCGTACGCTCCAATGTCGGAGACAAATATGTTCTCGAAGAGATGCACAGAAACGGCTGTGTGCTCGGTGGTGAGCAGAGCGGCCATGTCATCTTCAGCGAGTATGCCAAAACGGGCGACGGCCTGGTCACCGCACTGCAGACGATCGCACTGATCCTTCGAAGCGGCAAAAAGGCGAGTGAAGTACTCGACCCGTTCGAGCTCTATCCGCAAAAGCTCGTCAACCTCAAAGTAGCCGAGAAGAAGCCGCTCGAATCGATCGAAGGGCTGAAAGAGAAAGAGGCGGCGATCAGAGCGGACGGATTGCGTTCGCTGATCCGTTACAGCGGCACCGAAAACAAACTCCGGATCCTGCTCGAGGGCAAGAGTGCCAAAAAGATCGAGCAGTGGATGGATGAGCTCGAAACATTCTTCAAAAAAGCGCTCAATGCTTAA
- a CDS encoding spermine/spermidine synthase domain-containing protein gives MWLTQGVVDIVKNEIKVKEKLFERDGVEVFDSGYFGKILVADDVALYCEHDSMMRHEIAAHTAMCSHEEPRRVLVVDGGDGAIAAELLKHKDITIDVVERDKDIVDAAKAFGRYDKVFDDARVNLTVGDTLSFLAEAKEGTYDIVIVNRFDEIYLNDKAVMAHVNRILTEKGLVVMDASSQLFDMAGHKEVLSALCDAFKIVMPFRYTSMVRTGNEQWFALGSKFFHPTADVNLQRADLTDGFEWYNSDIHIAQFALPTATFDLLKEHIKR, from the coding sequence ATGTGGTTGACTCAGGGAGTCGTTGATATTGTAAAAAACGAAATCAAGGTGAAAGAGAAGCTGTTTGAGCGAGATGGTGTCGAAGTTTTCGATTCTGGTTATTTCGGAAAAATTCTTGTCGCCGACGATGTGGCGCTCTACTGCGAGCACGACAGTATGATGCGTCACGAGATAGCGGCACATACCGCCATGTGCTCACACGAGGAACCCAGGCGTGTTCTCGTCGTCGATGGCGGAGACGGAGCGATTGCGGCGGAGCTGTTGAAACACAAAGATATCACGATCGATGTCGTCGAGCGCGACAAGGATATCGTCGATGCGGCGAAAGCTTTCGGCCGTTACGACAAGGTGTTCGACGATGCGCGTGTCAATCTGACGGTTGGCGATACACTCTCGTTTCTCGCCGAAGCGAAAGAGGGGACGTACGACATCGTCATTGTCAACCGTTTCGACGAGATCTATCTCAATGACAAAGCCGTTATGGCACATGTCAACCGTATATTGACAGAAAAAGGTCTGGTCGTCATGGATGCAAGCAGCCAGCTTTTCGATATGGCAGGACACAAAGAGGTGCTGTCGGCCCTTTGCGACGCGTTCAAGATCGTCATGCCGTTCCGCTACACCTCGATGGTTCGCACCGGAAATGAACAGTGGTTCGCACTCGGCAGCAAGTTTTTCCATCCGACAGCCGATGTCAATCTTCAGCGTGCCGACCTGACCGACGGATTCGAGTGGTATAACAGCGATATCCATATCGCCCAGTTCGCACTGCCGACTGCGACATTCGATCTCTTGAAAGAGCATATCAAACGCTAA
- a CDS encoding phosphoribosylaminoimidazole synthetase, with protein sequence MCAEKVQRILTAIMLGIALMFLAQGAAGDALSFKIGVALQVFIMIMMLVWAFTNFCPSLWFFNKVFGPCKWDKEKSDDE encoded by the coding sequence ATGTGTGCTGAAAAAGTTCAACGTATTTTGACCGCGATCATGCTTGGAATCGCCTTGATGTTCCTGGCGCAGGGCGCTGCAGGCGACGCCCTCTCTTTTAAAATCGGCGTAGCGTTGCAGGTCTTCATCATGATCATGATGCTGGTCTGGGCTTTCACCAACTTCTGCCCCTCTCTATGGTTCTTCAACAAAGTTTTCGGACCTTGCAAATGGGATAAAGAAAAGAGTGACGATGAGTAA
- the prfA gene encoding peptide chain release factor 1 encodes MLREKLQPFIDRYNEINTLLSSPDITNDIKQMTALSKEQSDLEPLVEKAKAYIATVEAIEENKSLLGDPELGELAAEELKELEPQLEKMNEEIKLLLIPKDPNDDKNIYLEIRAGTGGDEAALFVGDLFKAYVRYAENKGWKIVIESSSESEAGGYKEIVALIKGEKVYSRLKYEAGTHRVQRVPATESQGRIHTSAVTVAVLPEVEDVDVQINPNDLKIDVYRSSGCGGQSVNTTDSAVRITHIPTGIVVAMQDEKSQHKNKEKALKILKARVYEKHLQEQLAASSADRKAQVGSGDRSERIRTYNYPQNRITDHRIGLTLYRLNEIMEGGLLDEIIEPLIAHFQAEAIKEAGL; translated from the coding sequence ATGCTACGAGAAAAACTACAACCATTTATCGACCGCTATAACGAAATCAACACCCTTTTAAGCTCTCCCGACATCACGAACGACATCAAGCAGATGACCGCCCTCTCCAAGGAGCAGTCCGATCTCGAACCCCTCGTGGAGAAAGCGAAAGCCTACATCGCAACCGTCGAGGCGATCGAAGAGAACAAGTCGCTGCTTGGCGACCCGGAGCTTGGAGAGCTGGCGGCCGAAGAGCTCAAGGAGCTTGAACCGCAGCTCGAGAAGATGAACGAAGAGATCAAACTTCTGCTCATCCCCAAAGATCCCAACGACGACAAAAACATCTACCTCGAAATCCGTGCCGGAACGGGTGGTGACGAGGCGGCACTCTTTGTCGGAGACCTTTTCAAAGCCTATGTACGCTATGCCGAAAACAAAGGTTGGAAAATTGTGATCGAGAGCTCCAGCGAGAGCGAAGCGGGTGGCTACAAAGAGATCGTTGCACTCATCAAGGGAGAGAAGGTTTACAGCCGACTCAAGTACGAAGCGGGAACACACCGGGTTCAGCGGGTTCCCGCGACGGAGTCTCAGGGACGTATCCACACCTCGGCCGTAACGGTCGCCGTACTTCCCGAAGTCGAAGATGTCGATGTCCAGATCAATCCGAACGACCTCAAGATCGATGTCTACCGTTCCAGCGGATGCGGTGGGCAGTCGGTCAACACGACCGACTCGGCCGTGCGCATCACCCACATCCCCACGGGTATCGTCGTCGCGATGCAGGATGAGAAGTCGCAGCACAAAAACAAAGAGAAAGCGCTCAAAATTCTCAAAGCGCGTGTTTATGAAAAGCATCTGCAGGAGCAGCTGGCCGCCAGCAGCGCCGACCGCAAGGCACAGGTCGGTTCAGGCGACCGAAGCGAGCGCATCCGCACATACAACTACCCGCAGAACCGTATCACCGACCACCGTATCGGCCTGACACTCTACCGGCTGAACGAAATCATGGAGGGCGGGCTGCTCGACGAGATTATCGAGCCTCTCATCGCCCACTTCCAGGCCGAGGCGATCAAAGAAGCGGGACTTTGA
- the dapF gene encoding diaminopimelate epimerase: MTVAKYSASGNDFVIFHTFVKKERNGLAQTLCHRQEGVGADGLIVLLPHERYDFEWQFYNADGSVAAMCGNGSRAAAHYAFSRGLAPNRMRFLTGAGVIEAEVDGSIVTSELTPPQIIDKNIEAFEKTWWLVDTGVPHLVAFVDKVDSFDLREARELRRQYDANVNIAAIEGGLLRVRTYERGVENETLACGTGMAACFYRGNQEGKVGDCIAVMPASGERLELAKKGDTLTLKGEVRHTFDAMMERDFD, translated from the coding sequence ATGACCGTAGCGAAATATTCTGCAAGCGGCAACGACTTTGTCATATTTCATACCTTTGTCAAGAAAGAGCGAAACGGATTGGCGCAAACGCTTTGTCATCGACAAGAAGGCGTGGGTGCGGATGGGCTGATCGTACTGCTTCCGCATGAGAGATATGACTTCGAGTGGCAGTTTTACAATGCCGATGGCAGTGTCGCCGCCATGTGCGGCAACGGAAGCCGCGCCGCTGCACACTACGCTTTCAGCCGTGGTCTGGCGCCGAACCGGATGCGTTTTTTGACAGGTGCCGGCGTCATCGAAGCCGAAGTTGACGGCAGCATTGTCACCAGCGAGCTGACACCGCCGCAAATCATTGACAAAAATATCGAAGCATTTGAAAAAACATGGTGGCTGGTCGATACGGGAGTGCCTCATCTTGTCGCATTCGTTGACAAGGTCGACAGTTTCGATCTTCGGGAGGCGAGGGAGCTTCGCCGGCAATACGATGCCAATGTCAATATTGCAGCGATCGAAGGGGGCCTTCTTCGTGTCCGCACGTATGAAAGAGGCGTGGAAAACGAGACATTGGCGTGCGGAACCGGAATGGCGGCGTGCTTTTATCGCGGAAACCAAGAAGGCAAAGTGGGTGACTGCATCGCCGTAATGCCTGCAAGCGGCGAAAGGCTTGAACTTGCAAAAAAAGGGGACACCTTGACACTCAAAGGCGAAGTGCGTCATACATTCGACGCGATGATGGAGCGAGATTTTGACTAA
- the lspA gene encoding signal peptidase II, translated as MLKAWATFLLALAGIYIIDQNIKAIFLAGWRWESPCISLTLVFNKGVAFSMFAFLGPYLKWIQLGLLAGVLGYIIHGKYLQRHSLPLGILFGAGISNIADRFMHGGVVDYVHWHCGFDFAVFNFADVMIDTAVAWLLIESFFFKKK; from the coding sequence ATGCTTAAGGCGTGGGCCACATTTTTACTTGCCCTGGCGGGCATCTACATAATCGACCAGAATATCAAAGCGATTTTTCTGGCAGGGTGGCGATGGGAAAGCCCTTGTATCTCCCTCACGCTCGTTTTCAACAAGGGGGTCGCCTTTTCGATGTTCGCCTTTCTGGGGCCCTATCTGAAATGGATCCAGCTCGGATTGCTCGCTGGCGTTCTCGGATACATAATACACGGGAAGTATCTGCAGCGCCACAGCCTGCCGCTCGGTATACTTTTCGGTGCGGGCATCAGCAATATCGCCGACCGTTTCATGCATGGCGGCGTGGTCGACTATGTGCATTGGCACTGTGGATTCGATTTTGCCGTCTTCAACTTTGCCGATGTGATGATCGATACGGCGGTGGCGTGGCTGTTGATAGAAAGTTTCTTTTTTAAGAAAAAATAA
- the rpsT gene encoding 30S ribosomal protein S20 — protein MAHHKSAIKRIRQTVKRTARNRYYKTRIKNITKAVLAAVEAGDKEAAVEAMKIANRELHKYVSKGILKKNTASRKVSRLQSKVNALSAA, from the coding sequence ATGGCACATCACAAATCAGCGATAAAACGTATCCGCCAAACTGTAAAGCGCACAGCACGCAACCGATACTACAAAACACGTATCAAGAACATCACCAAGGCTGTTTTGGCAGCGGTCGAAGCGGGCGACAAAGAGGCAGCGGTCGAAGCGATGAAGATCGCCAACCGCGAACTGCACAAGTATGTCAGCAAGGGGATCCTCAAGAAAAACACCGCTTCACGCAAAGTGAGCCGCCTCCAGTCCAAAGTCAATGCACTCAGCGCCGCGTAA
- the thrS gene encoding threonine--tRNA ligase — MEEKEIIAYKDKNGQIIDTQTAAEMDCSDCEPIYFDNSPEALEVIRHSTAHLMAQAIKQLYPEAKFFVGPVVDEGFYYDFRVDEKISDSDLKKIEKTMQQLAKKKIDIERYCIPKSEAQEKFAGDDLKQEVMKRIEDDRLCIYRQGDFEDLCRGPHVPNTKFLRNFKLTRVAGAYLGGDETKEMLTRIYGIAFADKESLKEYLKMIEEAKKRDHRKLGTELGLFMFNDEAGAGLPFWMPKGARLRGKIEQILWKAHRRRGYEPVRGPEILKADMWRTSGHYACYGENMYLTEIDGQEYGIKPMNCIGHILIYKHDMHSYRELPLKYFEYGVVHRHEKSGVLHGLLRVREFTQDDAHIFCTPEQIKPVVIDVLEFVDRVMKIFGFEYEMEISTKPEKAIGDDAIWETATKALKEALDENGFEYGIDEGGGAFYGPKIDIKITDALKRKWQCGTIQVDFNLPERFELEYVDENNERSRPVMIHRAILGSFERFIAILTEHFAGEFPIFIAPTQVIFVPIAEDHVAYAKELAAELAEFDVDCEIYDKNESLAKRVRTAEKQKVPMIAIIGDEEVKNRNVAVRDRRKREQYDLSAEEFIKLIKEQTSEVRI, encoded by the coding sequence TTGGAAGAAAAAGAGATCATTGCCTATAAAGACAAAAACGGGCAGATTATTGACACTCAAACGGCTGCTGAAATGGATTGCAGCGACTGTGAACCTATCTACTTCGACAACTCCCCAGAAGCCCTTGAAGTTATCCGTCACTCCACCGCCCACCTGATGGCACAGGCGATCAAACAACTCTATCCCGAAGCGAAATTTTTTGTCGGTCCCGTCGTCGACGAAGGTTTCTACTACGACTTCCGCGTCGATGAAAAGATCAGCGACAGTGATCTGAAGAAGATCGAAAAGACGATGCAGCAACTGGCGAAGAAGAAGATCGACATCGAGCGCTACTGCATTCCCAAAAGCGAAGCCCAAGAGAAGTTCGCCGGTGACGACCTGAAGCAGGAGGTGATGAAGCGGATCGAAGACGACCGTCTTTGCATCTACCGCCAGGGCGATTTCGAAGACCTCTGCCGCGGGCCGCATGTGCCAAACACCAAATTTCTGCGCAACTTCAAGCTGACACGTGTGGCGGGCGCCTATCTGGGCGGCGATGAGACCAAAGAGATGCTCACGCGCATCTACGGGATCGCTTTCGCCGACAAAGAGAGCCTCAAAGAGTATCTGAAGATGATCGAAGAGGCGAAAAAGCGTGACCACCGCAAACTGGGTACGGAGCTCGGGCTTTTCATGTTCAACGACGAAGCGGGTGCGGGGCTTCCGTTCTGGATGCCCAAAGGGGCACGCCTTCGCGGGAAGATCGAGCAGATTTTGTGGAAAGCGCACCGGCGCCGCGGCTATGAGCCGGTCAGAGGCCCGGAAATTCTGAAAGCCGACATGTGGCGTACGAGCGGCCACTACGCCTGCTACGGCGAAAACATGTACCTGACCGAGATCGACGGGCAGGAGTACGGCATCAAGCCGATGAACTGTATCGGGCATATTCTCATCTACAAGCACGACATGCACAGTTACCGTGAACTGCCGCTCAAATATTTCGAATACGGTGTGGTCCATCGCCACGAGAAGAGCGGTGTGTTGCACGGTCTGCTGCGTGTTCGCGAATTTACGCAAGACGATGCCCATATCTTCTGTACGCCCGAACAGATCAAACCGGTCGTCATCGACGTTCTGGAGTTCGTCGACCGCGTCATGAAGATCTTCGGATTCGAGTACGAGATGGAGATTTCGACGAAACCGGAGAAGGCGATCGGCGACGATGCGATCTGGGAGACAGCGACCAAAGCGCTCAAAGAGGCGCTGGACGAGAACGGTTTCGAATACGGCATCGACGAAGGCGGTGGCGCTTTCTACGGACCGAAGATCGATATCAAGATCACCGATGCGCTGAAACGCAAATGGCAGTGCGGGACGATCCAGGTCGACTTCAACCTTCCCGAGCGTTTCGAGCTGGAGTATGTCGACGAGAACAACGAACGATCGCGTCCGGTGATGATCCACCGCGCGATTTTGGGAAGTTTCGAGCGCTTCATCGCGATCTTGACGGAACACTTCGCCGGCGAGTTCCCGATCTTCATCGCGCCGACGCAGGTGATCTTCGTGCCGATTGCGGAAGACCACGTGGCGTACGCCAAAGAGCTGGCGGCCGAGCTGGCGGAGTTCGACGTCGATTGCGAAATCTACGACAAGAACGAGTCGCTCGCCAAGCGTGTGCGCACGGCCGAGAAACAGAAGGTGCCGATGATCGCCATCATCGGCGACGAAGAGGTCAAAAACCGCAATGTGGCGGTCCGCGACCGAAGAAAACGCGAGCAGTACGACCTGAGCGCGGAAGAATTTATCAAACTCATCAAGGAGCAGACAAGTGAGGTTAGGATTTGA
- a CDS encoding MTH1187 family thiamine-binding protein, with translation MSALVEFAMFPTDKGESVSAYVSRIMKIFREHGIEHQLTPMGTIFECDTVEEATNVINLAYSVLEPDCNRVYTTIKMDIRKGKSGRMRQKIASIQKHLSDT, from the coding sequence ATGAGTGCACTGGTAGAGTTTGCGATGTTTCCGACCGACAAAGGCGAGAGTGTAAGCGCTTATGTCAGCCGTATTATGAAAATTTTCAGGGAGCACGGTATCGAGCACCAGCTCACACCGATGGGTACCATTTTCGAATGCGATACGGTCGAAGAGGCTACAAACGTGATCAACCTCGCCTATTCCGTCCTGGAACCCGACTGCAACCGTGTCTATACGACGATCAAGATGGATATACGCAAAGGAAAATCGGGGCGGATGAGGCAGAAGATCGCTTCGATTCAAAAACATCTGTCCGATACTTAA
- the infC gene encoding translation initiation factor IF-3, whose translation MSKKNDVIMNEDIRAREVRLVGDDGTQYGVVSRDEALNKAADMGLDLVLIAPQANPPVAKIMDYGKFKYQQEKKKKEAKKKQKQIEVKEIKLSVKIAQNDINYKVKHAREFLEQGKHVKFRVFLRGREMANPEAGVEVLKSVWPMVEDIAELEKGPFHEGRYINMYVVPKKDAQSKK comes from the coding sequence TTGAGTAAGAAAAACGATGTAATCATGAACGAAGATATCAGAGCCCGTGAGGTTCGCCTGGTAGGCGATGATGGTACGCAGTATGGCGTGGTCAGCCGTGACGAGGCGCTGAACAAAGCGGCCGATATGGGGCTCGACCTCGTTCTGATTGCACCGCAGGCCAACCCGCCGGTCGCGAAGATCATGGACTACGGCAAGTTCAAGTACCAGCAGGAGAAGAAGAAGAAAGAGGCGAAGAAGAAGCAGAAGCAGATCGAAGTCAAAGAGATCAAGCTCTCCGTCAAGATCGCCCAAAACGACATCAACTACAAAGTCAAGCACGCCAGGGAGTTTCTGGAGCAGGGCAAGCATGTCAAATTCCGCGTCTTCCTGCGCGGTCGCGAAATGGCCAATCCCGAAGCGGGAGTCGAGGTACTCAAATCGGTCTGGCCGATGGTCGAGGATATCGCCGAGCTTGAAAAAGGGCCGTTTCACGAAGGGCGCTACATCAACATGTATGTCGTCCCCAAAAAAGACGCTCAGTCCAAAAAGTAG
- the purM gene encoding phosphoribosylformylglycinamidine cyclo-ligase yields MSNVSYKDAGVDIDAGNAFVEAIKPAVKSTFDKNVIGGIGSFAGAYALPGGYKEPVMLAATDGVGTKLKLAIESKKLDTVGVDLVAMCVNDLICNFGTPLFFLDYYATGKLKVEDAKAVVEGIAEGCRQSECALIGGETAEMPGMYSEEDFDLAGFSVGIAEKSEMNRLAHVKEGDLLVALPSSGIHSNGFSLVRKLLFEKLDMQFDDEFDGKPLIDTLLTPTRIYVKTFKALKERINALAHITGGGLVENLPRVLPENMHAVIDTSKIKVLPIFELIGKHVEKEEMFRTFNMGVGMVLVVSPEHVESVLADSDGYLIGELKLGEKGVTLF; encoded by the coding sequence ATGAGTAATGTCAGCTACAAAGACGCCGGTGTCGATATCGACGCGGGCAACGCTTTTGTCGAAGCGATCAAACCCGCCGTCAAGTCGACGTTCGACAAGAATGTGATCGGCGGTATCGGCTCGTTCGCCGGCGCCTACGCCCTGCCTGGAGGATACAAAGAGCCTGTGATGCTCGCCGCTACCGACGGCGTGGGAACGAAACTGAAACTCGCAATCGAGAGCAAGAAGCTGGACACGGTCGGTGTCGACCTTGTCGCGATGTGTGTCAACGATCTCATCTGCAACTTCGGAACCCCCCTCTTCTTCCTCGACTACTACGCCACGGGCAAACTGAAAGTCGAAGATGCCAAAGCGGTCGTCGAAGGGATCGCGGAAGGGTGCCGCCAGAGCGAATGCGCCCTGATCGGCGGCGAAACGGCGGAGATGCCCGGAATGTACAGCGAAGAAGATTTCGATCTCGCCGGCTTTTCGGTCGGTATCGCCGAAAAGAGCGAAATGAACCGACTCGCTCATGTCAAAGAGGGAGACCTCCTTGTCGCCCTGCCGAGCAGCGGCATCCACTCCAACGGTTTTTCACTCGTTCGAAAACTTCTTTTTGAAAAACTGGACATGCAATTTGACGACGAGTTCGACGGCAAACCGCTCATCGACACGCTGCTGACACCGACGCGCATCTATGTCAAGACTTTCAAAGCGCTGAAAGAGCGCATCAACGCGCTCGCACACATCACCGGTGGGGGATTGGTCGAAAATTTGCCACGCGTACTGCCCGAAAACATGCACGCCGTCATCGATACCTCCAAAATCAAAGTGCTTCCGATCTTCGAACTGATCGGCAAACATGTCGAGAAAGAGGAGATGTTTAGAACTTTCAATATGGGTGTGGGTATGGTACTTGTCGTCAGTCCGGAACATGTTGAGAGCGTTCTTGCCGATAGCGACGGATATCTCATCGGCGAGTTGAAACTGGGCGAAAAAGGTGTCACACTCTTTTGA
- a CDS encoding glucosaminidase domain-containing protein, whose protein sequence is MTKLITGFLLTSALLFADAFKSFPKTYYTIKESEKQKEMFVKILYPLILQEEEKIGKERRFVETFFAKFQKEGIVTPDEIKRLERLAKKYRIKSLYDKEAYLKRIDTVPVSMVLAQASIESNWGKSRFAREANNLFGEWTWGKRGIVPKNRPEGERYKIRIFDSLEDSIASYMRNLNRHWAYKAFREARYEARKAGKPFGGFVAAAYLTHYSQLGEKYTHMVKRTIEKYAWDLYDLQENAPNIAFGNEMVMLSKEIYRGLQ, encoded by the coding sequence TTGACTAAGCTGATAACGGGATTTCTGCTGACTTCGGCGCTTCTTTTTGCCGATGCGTTCAAGTCGTTTCCAAAAACATACTATACGATCAAAGAGAGCGAAAAGCAGAAAGAGATGTTCGTAAAAATTCTCTATCCGCTTATTTTGCAGGAGGAAGAGAAGATTGGAAAAGAGCGTCGGTTCGTCGAGACGTTTTTTGCCAAATTTCAAAAAGAGGGCATCGTCACGCCGGATGAGATAAAAAGACTCGAACGTCTGGCAAAAAAGTACCGCATCAAATCGCTCTATGACAAAGAGGCGTATCTCAAGCGAATCGATACGGTTCCCGTTTCGATGGTACTTGCCCAGGCCTCCATCGAGAGTAACTGGGGGAAGAGCCGTTTCGCCCGCGAAGCGAACAATCTTTTCGGGGAGTGGACCTGGGGGAAAAGGGGTATCGTCCCGAAAAACCGTCCCGAGGGGGAGCGCTACAAAATACGCATCTTCGACTCGCTCGAAGACTCCATCGCCTCCTATATGCGCAATCTCAACCGACACTGGGCCTACAAAGCGTTCAGGGAAGCGCGGTATGAAGCGAGAAAAGCGGGAAAACCGTTCGGGGGGTTTGTCGCGGCAGCCTATCTGACCCACTATTCTCAACTCGGCGAAAAATATACGCATATGGTGAAACGAACCATCGAAAAGTACGCATGGGATCTTTACGATTTGCAGGAAAATGCACCGAATATCGCCTTCGGCAACGAGATGGTCATGCTCTCCAAAGAGATTTACAGAGGGTTACAATAA
- the rpmI gene encoding 50S ribosomal protein L35: MPKMKTVRGAAKRFKVKKSGKIKRGSAFRSHILTKMSQKRKRKLRSAQYVAEVDAPRVKAMLGQK, translated from the coding sequence ATGCCTAAAATGAAGACGGTACGCGGCGCTGCAAAGCGTTTCAAAGTCAAAAAAAGCGGCAAAATCAAACGCGGATCCGCGTTTCGAAGCCACATTCTGACTAAAATGAGCCAGAAGCGCAAGCGCAAACTTCGCTCGGCACAGTATGTTGCTGAAGTCGATGCACCGCGCGTAAAAGCGATGCTCGGCCAAAAATAA